The sequence GCCCAAGTAGAGGAAGTGTCTTCTGTATCGGAACAATTATCGGCTAATTCAGAGGAGGTTGCCGCCTCTGTCCAAGAATTAACCGGATTTGCCGAAGAAACGACCAACCGAACAGACAATGTTACGACCGTTTCTAAGGAACAGCTCGCTGCGATGAAGGAAATCGCCGCAAGTTCTGATTCACTTACACAGATGGCGGAGCAACTGCAAGAATCGATGAACCAATTTAAGCTTGAGCAGCAAAAGGATGTGTTGGAATGAACGGCATAAAAGGCAAAACAGCTGTTGTCACAGGAGCGAGCAAAGGCATTGGCCGGGCTGTGGCGTTGGAGCTCGCTAAAGCTGGTGCGGACGTGCTCGTTAATTTTATTGGCGATCCGGAGGAAGCAGAAGAAGTGCGAGCGATCGCCGCTTCCTATGGCGTACGCGCGATCAAGTGGCACGCCGATGTCAGTGATCCCCAGCAAGTGAGAGATATGTATGCCCTCGTTGATCGGGAATTTGGCAAAATCGACATCCTTGTCAACAATGCAGGGATTGCGGAAGAGGCGCCTATCATAGATATGACGGATGAAGGCTGGGACCGAATGATCCGCGTCCATCTGTATGGGACCTTTTACAATTGCCGCGAAGCCGCAAAACGGATGACGGAAGCGAAAGCTGGAAAGATCATGAACATTTCCTCTGATTTAGGCCATCTAGGTTGTGAGAACTTCTCCCATTATTCAGCGGCAAAGGGAGCGATTAACGCTTTTACGAAATCATTAGCACGTGAATTGGCTCCTCATGTGTTAGTCAATGCTGTGGCCCCTGGCGGCACATGGACCGATATTCTTTCTTCGTTTGGCGACGATTATGCAGAAGAGGAAGCGCAAAAATACCCATTAAAACGACTTGCTAAACCAGAGGAAATTGCCAAAAGTGTGCTGTTTTTAGCTTCTGATGACGCCAATTTTTACACGGGGCAAATACTTGGGCCAAACGGTGGGGCTGTCATGCCATGATAGGAGAGGACACGCAATGGAAGGAATAATCATTTTTCTCATTTACTTAATTTTTATTTACTATATGGGCTATAAAGGTTACCAACGTGTGCAAACAGCAGAGGATTTAATCGTCGCTGGTTGGAGTATGCCCCTTTATGTCGTAACCGGCAGCTTAGTCGCTGCTTTGCTCGCTGCCCCATTCTTTTTTGCCGCAGTCGGCTCTGGCTACACAAGCGGCGGCTTCGAGGGAACCGCGACAATGGCCGGTTTAGGGACATGCATGATTCTTGGTGCCCTTATTTGGACAAGGCCGCTCAGGCGCTTGCGCGGCTGGACGATTGCAGACTATTATGGTTTGCGGTTTGCCAGCAAAAAACTTGGCGCCTATACAGGCTCCGTTATGGCCGTTGCATTTGGCTTTTTTAATGCAGGCGCACTGACCGTTGGCGGAACATATGTCATTCAAACGATTTTTGCGATCGATTTTATCCCGGCCGCTTGTCTGTTTGTGCTGTTAACCGTTGTTTATTCAGCCATTGGCGGTCTATGGGCGGTTGCTTATACGGAAATTGTGCAAGGGGTTGTCGCCTTAATTGGCATTTTAGGAATTGCTGGAGTGGTCTTGTTTACACACGGCGATTTAACCTTTCAGCCAGACTGGTGGAATGTAGGCAATTTATTTGAAAAAGGCGGCGTCGAGTTTTGGGCGCTCTATTTGGTGCTCGCCCTCGGAGACATTCCCGCCGCAGATCTTGGCCAACGTGTCGCCGGCGCCAAAAGCCCACGCGTTGCCTACTTGAGCATGATTATTGCCGGAGTGATTGTCATTAGCATCAGTTGGATACCAGGCATGTTAGGCGAAGCCTTTAAAACGATCTTTCCAAACAGCGACAATCCAGAAATGCTCATGATTATGTTTGCTGACGGCTATTTCCCGCCAATCATTTCAGCGATCTTTCTTACATCGTTGGCGGCAATGGGCATGTCAACGCTTGCCGCTTGTTATGTGGCATCGGCTGGTATTTGGACGAAGAACATTTATCTTGATTTAATCAACGACCAGCCTGACCCGAAAAAGTTGCTGCTGTTTTCTCGGATTGCCATTTGTGTGAGTGCGGCGCTTGGGCTTCTACTCGCATTAGGTTTCCAAAAAGTCATTGATCTTGCCTATTTAGCTTGGGATGTCGTGTTTGTGACGTTGTTTTGGCCGATTGTCCTTGCGCCATTTTGGGGACGTGTCAGCACAAAAGCCGTTTGGGCCAGTGTGACGCTCGGGCTTCTTTCTTACGCGGTAACAACGTTTACCGGCGTTCCTGGGCCTGAAGTAGCATCAACAGGATTTCTCGGTCTGTTAGTGGAACTGTGGCATTTGCCGGTCTTTTTCGGTGTGGTAATTTCAGGCTTGACGATCGTTATCACAAGTTTGATTTCCCCAGCAACACCTGAAGTGCGGAACATGCATGAACTTGAAAAGATACCGACGGCAGATGAGTAGCGGTAATGGCGCCCTACACACTGTCATCAATAGAAGGCTTGTTGCTTTTTTGGCAACAAGCTTTTTTCCTATTTATGTTGTCTCTCCACTCTGCTACTGCCCTCTGACTAAAGGCAGCGCTGCACAATGGATGCCGCCGCCAATTTTGCGGATTTCCGTCGTGTCAATCGTCTTTGTGCGAATGCCTGCCTGTTGTAGCTGTTTGATCGTGCCTGGATATTCAGAAGCAATCAAGACATGGCCAGGCGCTAAGGTGAGACAGTTGGCGGCACGGTCTGGATCATCGGCGTCTGTATAGATCAGGCGATAGCCCCTTGACCTTAGTTCTTTCAAAAACCAATAAGGAAGCCGCTTTGGCTCGACTAGAGCGGTCTTTGTATCGACAAGCATAAACAGCTCATCTAAGTGGATGCGGTCAGCAGGCAAGTCGACGACCATCAACTCCATTTCTTGCCATGCTAAAATGGTGCGGAGCTGGTCAATGCCTGCTTGGTTAACGCGGACCGAACGGCCAACGACAGCAGATCGTTCATCTAGCATGGTAAAGCTGCCGCCTTCCATAAATCCGTTGCCTTGAATCGTGGCCAAGACTGGCATGCCTAATTTGGCAAAAGTACGGTAAGCCGCTTGTTCTTCGCCTTGGCGGATGCCTAAAGCGAGCCTTGCCAAGATGACGCCACCAGGAACAACAAGGCCTAAATCATGAATATAGACTGACTTCGGGTGATTTGGTGAAACAAAATCCAAGTCTATGACTTCTGCACCGCTATCCAGCAAAGCTTGGCGCAGCTGATCATGTTGGCGATGCAATAGCGCCACATCAATCGGGTCTGTCCCAGTCAAATCGTTGCCAATGACATCTTGGTTGTCATGTAAAATTTGGTCGTCTATATACGTTTCATAACTTTTGTTGTCTAGTTGTCGCAATTCGTTACCAGGACGGTGAATCAGCACTTTTTGAATGGGACCAACTGGAGAGCAGGCTCCCCATAGGCCGCCCCACACCGCTTGTTGTGCGTCTATGTCATAAAAGGAATCGACAACCAATCGTTGTCCAGGCAAATGATTTGAAGGCAATGGCAAGTAACATCTCTCCTTAGTATAATTAAGCATCTTCTCCTAGTGTCGACAAACGAGAAGGCAGTAATACGTGAAATAAACGGAAGAGACATGGCCTGAGCTTGCGCAATTTGAATCAAAAAAAAGAAAAGACGGTTTGCTATGATAAAAGGGCGAGAGGGGGGAGGACGATCGATTACAACGAAAGCATCCAAACGAGCATTGCCTATATTGAGAGCCATTTACAGGACCCCATTTCGGTTGCGGATGTGGCAAAAAAGGCTGGCTATTCGCCGTATCATTTCCACCGTGTGTTTTTACGGGAAGTCGGGCTAAGCTTGTCAGAATATATAAAGCGACGCCGCCTTTGTTTTGCAGCGAAAACATTATTGCATACAGACACACCTGTTATTGAAGTGGCAATTGCCTGTGGCTTCGAAAGCCAAGAAGCGTTTACACGCGCGTTTAAACGGCTATATGGCTTGCCGCCTGCCCGTTATCGCACTCGATTTCAACCACATCAATTCATTCAGGAAAATGGAGGGAACACAATGGATTTGCAAACATCTCCGATAAAACACTGGTTTTTAAGCGGCAGTCAGCCTGCCGAATACGAGTATGGATTGGATACCGAAACCGTTCATCAAGGCAGCGTATCGGCTTATTTGAAATCGTATGCCCTTCAAGAAGAGGACGACTTTGCAACGCTCATGCAGCAATTCAATGCCAAAAACTATGTAGGAAAACGTGTCCGCTTTTCTGGTTTCGTCAAAACCAAAAATGTCACCAATTATTGTGGCTTATGGATGCGAGTCGATAACAATATGAACGATGCGCTCCAATTCGACAACATGTCAAACCGCAAAATTGTAGGAACGACCAACTGGAACCGCTACGCGATTGTATTAGATGTCCCTGAAAACAGTGCCGTTATTTCCTTTGGCCTTTTGTTGTCTGGCAAAGGGCAAGCATGGCTCGATAGCTGCTCCTTTGAAGTCGTTGACAAAAAGGTGCCGTCGACAAACATAGAGATGAATTTTACGATGTATGATGAACCGTTAAATTTGTCTTTTCAAGATTAAGGAATAAGAGCAGAGCCTTTGCAAATCGCAAAGGCTCTTTTTAGTGTATGGAAAAATCGGCATTGACAAAAATATGATTTTTGTATATATATGATATATACAATATAAACAAAGTATACATTGAAAACTCGATTCATTCAATGTATACAAGGGAAAGAAAATGGGGAAGACGTTGGCACAAGTGCTTATCGGTTGGCCAACGCAAACAGTCTCGTTTGGTTTTTCTCAAGCTAATCGATTCGCACAGCGGATTGACTATCATCTTACAATCAAGAAGGAGAATGGATATGTCGTTTATTTTAGAAGTAGACCATTTGAGAAAACAATATTCCGATTCGGCTTTTGCCTTAAAGGATGTGTCTTTTTCGATACCGTACGGCTCGATTGTTGGATTTATCGGAGAAAACGGAGCAGGGAAGTCGACAACGATGGGGTCGATTTTAGGAACACTCCAGAAAGACAGCGGCATGATTCATGTTTTTGGAGAAGAGATGGCACCGGACAAACTACATCTAAAAGAGAATATCGGCGTTGTGTTTGATGACATCAAACTGCCTGGAGACTTAAACATTGTGAAACTAGGAAATGTCTTTCAGCGAATTTACAAGCAATGGAATCAAAACACGTTTGACCACTATGTTGATTTCTTTTCCTTGCCAAGAAACAAGAAAATTAGAGGGTTTTCACGGGGAATGTCGATGAAGCTTTCCGCTGCCGTTGCCTTGTCCCACGATGCCAAATTGTTAATATTGGATGAAGCGACAGCAGGCCTAGACCCGACGGGAAGGGATGAATTGTTAGATGTATTAAAAGAATTTGTCCAAGACGGTAAGCGGGGCATTTTGTTGTCTTCCCATATTACGAGCGACATTGAAAAAATCGCTGATTCTCTCGTGTTCATTAAGAACGGGGAAATCTTGTTAAACGTTAAAAAAGCCGAATTGCGGGAGAAATACGCGATTTTGCAATGTCGTCAAAATGAGTTTGACCTTATCCAGCAAAATTTGATTCTTACGTATAAAAAAAATGGAGACACCGTCGATGTGCTCGTGTCTGATCGGGAACAAGTGCCTTCTTCGATCGCGAAAAAAGACTTTACTATTGATGATATGACGCTTTTGTTAATGAGAGGTGAAACAGCATGAAAGGCCTAGTCTTAAATCAATACTACTCTGTTGGAAAAAGTTTGTGGAATTATATCGCGTTAAGTGTGGTCATCACCGCGATTCTTCTGTTTACCCAAAATGAGATGCTGATGCAGTTTGCAGCATGGTTGCCGCTCTTTTTTATGATTACGCCAGCACTAGAAGTATTAAAACATGAGTCGATGTCAGGCTGGAGTAAATTTGTGCTTACGCTGCCTTTAAAAAGACGGGAAGTGGTACAAAGCCACTATCTTTTTTACTCGATGATGATCATCATTGGCTTAATCATAACCGTTGTGCTCTTTATGGTCGCTGATTCCATCATTGGGCAAGTGATGACAGATTCCGCCGTTTATAAGATGATGAATGGTGTTGGGCTCGTCCTTATTGCAGGCTTGCTTAACTACCCATTGACGTACCAGCTAGGGACCGAAAAATCGGATGGGATTCTTGTCTTTAGCATCATGGCTGCAGTCGGGGCGTTTTTACTAAGTTCTTGGCTATTTGAAATTCTTCTAGGCGCTGTTTCGCTAGATGCACTACAGGGGATGAATCTCGATATGTTGTTCTCTGGAAGTTTTTTAGCAGTCTCGTTAGTGCTTTTCATTGCCTCTTATGTAATTGCGTTGTATGTGTTTAAAAGGAAAGAGTTTTAAGTTGCGAGGTCAACAAAAAACGGTGCTTCGCTAAAGGCACCGTTTTTACTGACCAAATTCTTTTTTTACGGTTTGCAATGCTGCTCCGATCACTTGATGCATATCGTAGTATTTATAAGTAGCTAATCTCCCCCCGAAAATCACATGCTGCTCTTGTTCGGCTAATTGTTTATACATTTGGTAGATTTGATTGTTTCTTTTATCATTGATTGGATAATACGGTTCGTCACCTGGCTTCCACTCTTTAGGGTACTCTTCGGTAATGACGGTCTTCTTTTGGTTGCCAAATTCAAAATGTTTATGTTCAATGATTCTAGTAAAGGGTGTGTCGCGATCAGTATAATTGACAACCGCAGTTCCTTGATAGTTATTGGTGTCTTCTAACTGTTTTGTTTTAAAATGCAAGCTTCGGTATTCCAATGTTCCGTAAACGTAATCAAAGTATTGATCGATCATCCCGGTATAGACGATTTTCTTTGTTGTCTTTTCTAGATCAGCTCGAGTGGCAAAATAGTCAGTATTCAAACGAACGTCAACGCCTGCTAGCATTTTCTCAATGATCTGGCTGTATCCTCCGATAGGAATTCCTTGGTACTTGTCGTTAAAATAATTGTTATCGTACGTAAAGCGGACAGGTAATCTTTTAATAATAAAAGCAGGTAATTCCTTCGCAGGTCGTCCCCACTGTTTTTCTGTATACCCCTTTATGAGCTTTTCATAAATGTCAGTTCCGACTAATGAAATGGCTTGTTCTTCTAAGTTCCTTGGTTCCGTAATATTCGCGGCGTCCCGTTGTTCCTTGATTTTTTGTTTAGCTTCTTCGGGTGTGGTCACACCCCATAGCTGATGGAATGTGTTCATATTAAAAGGGAGGTTATAGATCTCTCCTTTGTAATTGGCAATTGGGGAATTCGTATAACGGTTAAAATCAGCAAATTGATTCACATAGTCCCAGATTTCTTTGTGATTTGTATGAAAAATATGGGCCCCATATTGATGAACTTGAATGCCCGCTACTGTTTTGGTATAAACATTGCCACCGATGTGGTCTCGTTTATCAATTACAAGGCAACGCTTTCCTCTTTTTGTTGCCTCATAGGCAAAAACGGAACCGAATAACCCCGCCCCAACGATTAAATAGTCATATTGCATTGTGAAACCACCTTCTAAAATATTCCCTATGATGAAAGGCAAGGTTCTCTTATTCTACAAGCAGTAATTATAACTATATTTTCAGCGATTTGTCCAACTGATCAAAAATGGATGATGGTCACTTAAATATGCTATAGTTACTAATAATGATCACATGTGTTAGCCATTGAAAGGGACCACAATGAATACGGAAGCATTAGAATACTTTATAAAAGTGTACGAAAAGAAAAGTGTTACGGCGGCAGCTAAAGAATTATATATTACTCCACAAGGGGTTAGTAAAACCATTAAACAACTTGAATTGGAGTTAGAGACAGAACTGTTTTACCGGGGCCCCAGAGGAGTGGAGGCAACAGAAGCTGGGGAATTGCTGCATGCGCGAGCGAAACATCTTCGTTACTT is a genomic window of Shouchella clausii containing:
- a CDS encoding ABC-2 transporter permease — protein: MKGLVLNQYYSVGKSLWNYIALSVVITAILLFTQNEMLMQFAAWLPLFFMITPALEVLKHESMSGWSKFVLTLPLKRREVVQSHYLFYSMMIIIGLIITVVLFMVADSIIGQVMTDSAVYKMMNGVGLVLIAGLLNYPLTYQLGTEKSDGILVFSIMAAVGAFLLSSWLFEILLGAVSLDALQGMNLDMLFSGSFLAVSLVLFIASYVIALYVFKRKEF
- a CDS encoding ABC transporter ATP-binding protein, encoding MSFILEVDHLRKQYSDSAFALKDVSFSIPYGSIVGFIGENGAGKSTTMGSILGTLQKDSGMIHVFGEEMAPDKLHLKENIGVVFDDIKLPGDLNIVKLGNVFQRIYKQWNQNTFDHYVDFFSLPRNKKIRGFSRGMSMKLSAAVALSHDAKLLILDEATAGLDPTGRDELLDVLKEFVQDGKRGILLSSHITSDIEKIADSLVFIKNGEILLNVKKAELREKYAILQCRQNEFDLIQQNLILTYKKNGDTVDVLVSDREQVPSSIAKKDFTIDDMTLLLMRGETA
- a CDS encoding dimethylarginine dimethylaminohydrolase family protein — encoded protein: MPLPSNHLPGQRLVVDSFYDIDAQQAVWGGLWGACSPVGPIQKVLIHRPGNELRQLDNKSYETYIDDQILHDNQDVIGNDLTGTDPIDVALLHRQHDQLRQALLDSGAEVIDLDFVSPNHPKSVYIHDLGLVVPGGVILARLALGIRQGEEQAAYRTFAKLGMPVLATIQGNGFMEGGSFTMLDERSAVVGRSVRVNQAGIDQLRTILAWQEMELMVVDLPADRIHLDELFMLVDTKTALVEPKRLPYWFLKELRSRGYRLIYTDADDPDRAANCLTLAPGHVLIASEYPGTIKQLQQAGIRTKTIDTTEIRKIGGGIHCAALPLVRGQ
- the glf gene encoding UDP-galactopyranose mutase produces the protein MQYDYLIVGAGLFGSVFAYEATKRGKRCLVIDKRDHIGGNVYTKTVAGIQVHQYGAHIFHTNHKEIWDYVNQFADFNRYTNSPIANYKGEIYNLPFNMNTFHQLWGVTTPEEAKQKIKEQRDAANITEPRNLEEQAISLVGTDIYEKLIKGYTEKQWGRPAKELPAFIIKRLPVRFTYDNNYFNDKYQGIPIGGYSQIIEKMLAGVDVRLNTDYFATRADLEKTTKKIVYTGMIDQYFDYVYGTLEYRSLHFKTKQLEDTNNYQGTAVVNYTDRDTPFTRIIEHKHFEFGNQKKTVITEEYPKEWKPGDEPYYPINDKRNNQIYQMYKQLAEQEQHVIFGGRLATYKYYDMHQVIGAALQTVKKEFGQ
- a CDS encoding SDR family NAD(P)-dependent oxidoreductase, producing the protein MNGIKGKTAVVTGASKGIGRAVALELAKAGADVLVNFIGDPEEAEEVRAIAASYGVRAIKWHADVSDPQQVRDMYALVDREFGKIDILVNNAGIAEEAPIIDMTDEGWDRMIRVHLYGTFYNCREAAKRMTEAKAGKIMNISSDLGHLGCENFSHYSAAKGAINAFTKSLARELAPHVLVNAVAPGGTWTDILSSFGDDYAEEEAQKYPLKRLAKPEEIAKSVLFLASDDANFYTGQILGPNGGAVMP
- a CDS encoding helix-turn-helix domain-containing protein yields the protein MDYNESIQTSIAYIESHLQDPISVADVAKKAGYSPYHFHRVFLREVGLSLSEYIKRRRLCFAAKTLLHTDTPVIEVAIACGFESQEAFTRAFKRLYGLPPARYRTRFQPHQFIQENGGNTMDLQTSPIKHWFLSGSQPAEYEYGLDTETVHQGSVSAYLKSYALQEEDDFATLMQQFNAKNYVGKRVRFSGFVKTKNVTNYCGLWMRVDNNMNDALQFDNMSNRKIVGTTNWNRYAIVLDVPENSAVISFGLLLSGKGQAWLDSCSFEVVDKKVPSTNIEMNFTMYDEPLNLSFQD
- a CDS encoding sodium:solute symporter family protein, whose product is MEGIIIFLIYLIFIYYMGYKGYQRVQTAEDLIVAGWSMPLYVVTGSLVAALLAAPFFFAAVGSGYTSGGFEGTATMAGLGTCMILGALIWTRPLRRLRGWTIADYYGLRFASKKLGAYTGSVMAVAFGFFNAGALTVGGTYVIQTIFAIDFIPAACLFVLLTVVYSAIGGLWAVAYTEIVQGVVALIGILGIAGVVLFTHGDLTFQPDWWNVGNLFEKGGVEFWALYLVLALGDIPAADLGQRVAGAKSPRVAYLSMIIAGVIVISISWIPGMLGEAFKTIFPNSDNPEMLMIMFADGYFPPIISAIFLTSLAAMGMSTLAACYVASAGIWTKNIYLDLINDQPDPKKLLLFSRIAICVSAALGLLLALGFQKVIDLAYLAWDVVFVTLFWPIVLAPFWGRVSTKAVWASVTLGLLSYAVTTFTGVPGPEVASTGFLGLLVELWHLPVFFGVVISGLTIVITSLISPATPEVRNMHELEKIPTADE